TTCGCCCCAAGTGGGTGGGAAACGGCCAAATCGTCCAAAACGGAGAGTGATACCCGATTCGACTCACGCGGGTTTCGTCTCTTCGCTGAGTGCCAGTCGTAATTTGCTCAGTGCCGAAGCCTGGACTTGGCGCACGCGTTCTTTCGATAAGCCGAGCTCTTTGCCGACTTTTTCGAGCGTTTGCATGTCGGCAGTTTCGTTGAGTCGGAAGCGGCGAAGGAGAATCATCTTTTCCCGCTGCGACAACAACGGGTGATCTTCGCGGAAGAATTCGTCTAATCTGGACGTTTGCGAAGAAATCGATTCGTTTTCGGACTCGTTGCCGGGTTCGCCATCGGAGAGCGATTCCAACGGAACCGAACGGGCCAACCAATCGGACGAAAGCCGTTGCGACAATCGGGCCAATGCGCGTACCAAGCAAGTGTAGGCGTAGGTGCTGAAGCGGATGCCCAACCAGGGATTGTAGGCTGCAACGGCCTGAATCAGCACGATATGGCAATCGCCGATGAGATCGTCCGCACGGTTGCTCA
This DNA window, taken from Tuwongella immobilis, encodes the following:
- a CDS encoding sigma-70 family RNA polymerase sigma factor, encoding MPAIEPETVRRSNREAGLPSFVYHPDFAHLDAAQHFSHEILNDQNEYESRYMPDDVTRDHARRMHYAAFRLHQATSPREQNHWQNIYFRLRDRIVLGNRKLIYRAVRRRMAMSNRADDLIGDCHIVLIQAVAAYNPWLGIRFSTYAYTCLVRALARLSQRLSSDWLARSVPLESLSDGEPGNESENESISSQTSRLDEFFREDHPLLSQREKMILLRRFRLNETADMQTLEKVGKELGLSKERVRQVQASALSKLRLALSEETKPA